The Campylobacter suis genome includes the window ATACAAAATTATTGTATAATAAAATTTCAAAGGATATAAAAAATGGCAATACAAAATACTCTTAACTATCTTCTGCTTACCGAGTATCTAAATCCAAACACGCTAAAAGATATACAAAAATCACAAACCAAAACAAAAGTTGTTTTTGAGATGAATGTTCATGAATTTGATGAAAAATTTTGGCAGTTTTTTGCGCTGTTAAAAGATGAAATTTATAGACTAAACAAAGCAGATAGAAGCGGTAAATGCCCTACACTAAAGGTAGAAATTTATGGCGGCGTCTATGAAACAAGCTTGATACAAGATGTCATTTGCCAAAAATATCCAGAGCTAAAAAACGATGAGTTTAAACAGTCAAGCCTTGCTTATGCCGCGTCTTATTATTATATGCTTGATGGCGATTTTACCTTTAAAGATAGCGAGCGATACTATGTTTTAAAAGACAATTTAGAACTAAATGATAAGAGCTTAAAGCCCGTGTGTTGTGGCGAAACTGGGTATAATATAGGCGAGCTATTTTTATCGACCGTGCCGTGGGCTTGTGAAAATTTTACAAATGCAAAAAATTTAAACTATGAAAATTTTAAAGAGATAAAACAAAGCCTACAAAACGACATAAGTGCGTTTTTGCCACACGAAATAAGCATAGCGCAACTAATAGCTTCTTTACATGAACTCATAAAAAACAGGCTAAAAAGTAAAATCATAACCGATAAGCTCCACATAGCCTTAAGCTTAGAAAGCCCAGATACGGTGCTTTTAAACAGCTTTTATATAGAAGATATAAGCAAAATTTTAAGCACAAATGATATAAACAAAAGCTTGGAGCAAATTTTAGATGAAAATGACCCAGATAGCTTTAAACGCATAGATACAAGAGAATATGAAAATTTACCTTTTTTGATAGAGAAACTTGGTAAAAACAGCTTTACACTTGGTGCATTTGCAAGCGAGTATATGCTTATATTTTCTCAACAAATCGCAGTAAATGAGATAATGAAACTCTTTAGCAAGGATAGTGGTGGAATTTATAGCGTAAACGGTCCTCCAGGCACTGGAAAAACGACTCTTTTAAAAGACATTATCGCAGCCGTTATAGTAGAGCGTGCGATACAAATAGCCGATACAGACGCAGATATATTTGAAAAAGGGATAAAGCTAAGTCAAGACAGCAAATATCCCGACTTTTATCCGTTAAAACAGAGCCTAAAAGGCTTTGAGATAGTCGTTACTTCAAGCAACAACAAAGCAGTTGAAAACATATCACAAGAGCTGCCACGCCTTGATAGCGTAGCCAAAGAGTATCTAGATGAGCTTGAGTATTTTAGAAATTTTGCCACTAGATTGCTCTCATCAAATGCTAAATCCAGCATTGCAAACCCTGCGTGGGGGCTTATAAGCGCGTCTCTTGGCAAATCATCAAATGTCAATAAATTTAAATCAAACTGCCTGCTTAAAGCAGAGATTGACAAGACAGATAGCGATTTTGCTAAGCTTAAGGAGATGGATTTTGTTGATGAGTTTAATGATAAATACTACATTAAAGGGCTAATAAGCTATCTGCATGAGCCTATTACGACTGATTTTAAGCAAGCAAAAGCCGAGTTTTTAGACGCTATCAAACAAGCCAAGCACGAAAATGAAAAAGCATTTGCAGAGTTTGAAAAGCTAAAAAATGAGTATGAAAATTTAGTAAAGTTTGAAAATCTTAATATAGGTGCTAAGATAAAAGCTCAAGATGATTTACTCATAAATTTAAGTGATAAGCTAAACACTCTCTTAGAGCCTACTAAAGTTGTCCTTCAAGAGCTACAAGATACAAAAACTATGCCTCAAGAACCTGGAATTTTTGCAAAAATTTTAAAAACACAAGCTTATAAAAACTATATAATAGAGTGCGAAAATATAGCCAAAACAAATGAGCTAATAAACGCCACAAACGCTCAAATTTCAGCCCAAAATAGCAAAATTTTAAGCAAATACGATGATGATTTGAAGCATTTTAATAAACTAAAAAATGATTTGCC containing:
- a CDS encoding DEAD/DEAH box helicase — encoded protein: MAIQNTLNYLLLTEYLNPNTLKDIQKSQTKTKVVFEMNVHEFDEKFWQFFALLKDEIYRLNKADRSGKCPTLKVEIYGGVYETSLIQDVICQKYPELKNDEFKQSSLAYAASYYYMLDGDFTFKDSERYYVLKDNLELNDKSLKPVCCGETGYNIGELFLSTVPWACENFTNAKNLNYENFKEIKQSLQNDISAFLPHEISIAQLIASLHELIKNRLKSKIITDKLHIALSLESPDTVLLNSFYIEDISKILSTNDINKSLEQILDENDPDSFKRIDTREYENLPFLIEKLGKNSFTLGAFASEYMLIFSQQIAVNEIMKLFSKDSGGIYSVNGPPGTGKTTLLKDIIAAVIVERAIQIADTDADIFEKGIKLSQDSKYPDFYPLKQSLKGFEIVVTSSNNKAVENISQELPRLDSVAKEYLDELEYFRNFATRLLSSNAKSSIANPAWGLISASLGKSSNVNKFKSNCLLKAEIDKTDSDFAKLKEMDFVDEFNDKYYIKGLISYLHEPITTDFKQAKAEFLDAIKQAKHENEKAFAEFEKLKNEYENLVKFENLNIGAKIKAQDDLLINLSDKLNTLLEPTKVVLQELQDTKTMPQEPGIFAKILKTQAYKNYIIECENIAKTNELINATNAQISAQNSKILSKYDDDLKHFNKLKNDLPLQINEANLKLNELKTIQQNLNNLNNIKEKLNQYINLDDRHIRENSSPFMAINGKKTDLAKARINVFIKALMLHRSCILQNKSKFVANLKMFESKDLTTLDKQQRLNILQSLFMIVPVISTTFASMSRFFDKYGVGKNDIAMMLVDESGQANISNAVGALWRAKNAVIVGDPLQLEPVVTLPSSLNEVLLRQNDTKNEFNVATTSLQARADKVQNLGAYIGDTWVGSPLIVHRRCDEPMFGVANDTTYDGAMIWGRKSNAGFLGDFGVKSSWIDVRGSFVGNSCKEELEAADKLYEELKIKIDEYNKKADLHNQTHQHKMALLDAKKDIQVITPFTDIVRASRSHKCHANTIHTMQGQEASIIIFILGGGSAGARAWASAKPNLLNVALTRAKHYIYIIGDKAAWSELKYFSVAASRI